The genomic DNA TCAGATGACCCGCAGAAGGAGGGCTCCCGATGAGCCGTCGCATGCCGGACACCGTCCGCGCCGCGTTCGAGACCGAGCTGGCCGCCGCGCGCGCCGCCATGACCGGCGAGCAGCGCTGGGCCGCGCTCGAGCGGGCCCACATCCTGTCCCAGCCGTGGGCGTGGCCGCACACCCGCGCGCACGCCGTCATGCTCGCGCTCGCATGGCGTGAGCACGACCGCCGCGAAGCCGCCGGCCAGGTGATCCGCCTCCTGGTCGCCGCGCCCGGCTCCGCGCTGGGCCGCTACCCCGAGGGCAACACCGGACGCGCCCGCGTGCCCCTGACGCAGCCGATGCCGATACCGGCCGACCTCGCCGACATCCTCGCCGCCCGCTGACGCACTCGTCGGTGGAACCAGCCCGACCCCCTTTCGTCCACCGAACCCCGCTTCCCCCGCAGCCCTCACCCTGCCGTCACCCCTGCCCTGGAGCTGACACCCCCGCGGCCCACGTCAAGCGCAAGCCGTTACCTTGGCGCTTGGAGCCGAGGGCAATGTTGCAGCAACTCGTAGCCACTTTGCCGCTCGCAAGCCGACGCTGACGACCGAGAGCGACGAGCCGACCCCTCCCGGGTGGCCGGGAGGGGTCGGCTATTTCGATTCGGCGACACCGGTTGGCGGGCTGCCCCGACGATCGGTTAGCCACTGCCCGTCGGGTCTGACCTGCGTGTACCCGGCGCCCCCCGGTTGTCCGTCCCGCGCTAAGCCGATGTCGTCCCGTCTCCGTTGACGTCAGGCACCCTCCGGCGGTTTCCGCCAGTGGGGCGGCCCAAGTTGGCTCGCAGCACGTGCCCTCGGGCCGCCCAAGCTCTGGCTGATGGCACCCAGGTCATGTCAGTCACCTCGTCGGCGATGGCGGGGTCGGCGAAGGCGTAGACGTCCTCGAGCAGGTCGGCGAAGCGCTCAGGGAGCTGGTCCAGCTTCTGCTTGTGCCGCCACGCCGCCCACTTTGCCTGTGCGATGGCTGGGTAGCCGTCGAGCACGTCCCGCAGCAGCGACATGTCGGCATCGCGGTATGCCGCCACCTGCGTGATCGAGGTCCGCAGGGTGTTTCCGTCCACGGGGTGTCCGCCGGACAGGGTCCAGATGTCACCGAAGTCTCGCCACCGGGTGTTGGCCGTGCCCCGTTGGACAGCGGTCACGACCTTCTCCGCGTGCACCATCACAAGCGGGTAGCCGAGCAGGTGAAGCGGTTTCCCGCCGAGCAGTCGCGGAACCTCAACCTGGCCCGGCGCCGGCCAGACTGGGTCCCCTACGTTGAGGTCGATGTGAAAGCGGGTCCGGGCTGTGGCCAGCTCAACACCCATCGACACACGCACGCCGGAGTACTCGTCATCGTCGCGGATGACCTCGGCGGTAGCACTGTCGGCATCGAAGACCAAGCCGTCATCTTCCTGGGGCTTGCCGGCGGCGATGTCGCGCAGGACGGCAAGGACTTGTTGGGCGTCGTTGTCCAGGTCGCGGCCTGCGAAGTCGATGTCTTTGGTGGGGCGTCGCGTACCGAACGCGGCCAGCAGCACGCCGCCCTTGAGGACGAGCTGCTGCGCGTGGTCGCTCACCGCTACGCGTGCCAGGAACCCCTCGAGGACGTACAGCTGGATGAGTTCGTCGGTGAGCCGGGACTCGGCTCGCGCCTTGGCCTTGAGGTCCAAGTAGGCGCGACCGGCCGCTGTCGCCCTCGAGACGTCCTTCACAGCAGGACCTCCAGGGCGTGCCGCAGCGCTGGCGCTCCCTTGCTGAAGTGGGTGGACATGCGGAGCAATGTAGAGGGCTGACCGCCCCTGCGCAGCCAGCGGCGCAGCGCCTCGTTGCCCAGCTCAGGTCCTTCGGTCTCGCGCAGCCGGTACGCGTCGATGATGGACCGTTCGGGGCTGTAGAGCCCGATGGCTGTTGCGTCGTCCAGGGTGAGCGTCTCTCTGCCGATGTCGAAGGTGTCTGGGTCGAACTGGTGCCATGCGACGGGAGCGATGGTGTCCGCTGGACGGGTTCCGCGTGGCAGCGCGATGTCGAGCTCCGCCGGGATGTCGTCGATGAGGTCGTGACGTGCCAGGGCCGTGCGCAGGCAGAGCGTGGCCCGCGGCCGCTTCCCCGCGATGTCGATGAGGTCCTCGTCGCCGGCGGCGTCGGCCTTCCGGTAGAGGCCGTGGTTCACCCGGATGATGAGGTTGTGCGCCAGCAGCTCGCGGAACCTGCGCTCGTTGAGCAGGGTGCGTGCCTCGCTGTACCGGAAAGTCGTGGGAAGCAGGCGCAGCGCCTGCTGGTCCAGCTCGCTCGTCACGGCCCCTCCCAGGATGTAGGACTATGCAGTCAGTCGGCCTATAACTGTTCGCATTTTCCTACATTGTGCCATGTGGGTAACCCACGGGCGGACGCCCTGCCAGCTCCGCCGCCGCGTGCGCGCGCGCCAGCGCCGTCTGCCGGCTGGGGCAGCCGGCGAAACGCAGCACCGTCACGTCGACGCTCATGCCCTCATCATCGCCTTCATCGCCTTCATCGTGCTCATCATCGACCTGCTCGTCGTGCTCCTCGTCGTCAACGTCATCGTCGTCTACCACCTCCATCTTTCGACCGAACAGGGTCTACCCCGCGCCCGCGCCCGCCCGAGTTCGCACGGAACCTGACCGCGCACCCGCCCGTTAGCCCCCGACGTAACCCTGCACTGCCCTGCCCGTCCCTGACACCTGCCCGGAGCTGAAAACCTGTGAAGCGCAACGCCGTCATCTCGGCGATCGTCGTGGCCCTGTTCGCCGCCGCCCTGACCCTGGGCCCCCGGGCCGCCGACCCGGCCGACGCCAGCGAAGCCGGCGCCGGCACGGCGAGCACCGCCGGGCGGCTCGTGCGCGCCGACAGCCACCGACTCGGGCCGGCCGGGACCGGCAAGGCCGTCCTGGTCGAGTTCCTCGACTTCGAGTGCGAGTCCTGCCGGGCCGCGTACCCGGTCGTGGAGGACCTGCGGGCCAAGTACGCCGGCAAGGTCGACTTCGTCGTGCGCTACTTCCCCATCCCCAGCCACGCCAACGCGGTCAACTCCGCCGTCGCCGTCGAGGCCGCCGCCCAGCAGGGCAAGTTCGAGGCCATGTACCAGCGCATGTACGACACCCAGGACCAGTGGGGCGAGCAGCAGGACTCCAAGGCGGCCGTCTTCCGTGGCTTCGCCGAGGACCTCGGCCTGGACATGGCCGCCTACGACAAGGCGGTCGCCGACCCGGCCACCGCCGCGCGGGTCGAGAGGGACCGCCAGGACGGGCTCGCCCTCGGGGTGCAGGGCAGGTCTGGCAGGACCGACCTGATCCTCGAAACAATGCTTGGGGTTTACAACCCTTAAGTTGTAGTCTAGGCGTGTGTGGGAGGTGGAGGTCGGACTCGTCGAGGACTGGCTGGTCGGCCTGTCCGACGATGACTACGACCTGATCCTCGCCGCGCTGGAAGTACTGCAAGCCGAGGGACCGATGCAAGGCCGACCGCTGGTCGACACCATCAAGGGCTCGCGGCACAAGAACATGAAGGAACTACGCCCAGGGTCGGGGGGCGTTCCGAGGTTCGGATCCTGTTCGCATTCGACCCGCGCCGTAGGGCGATCCTGTTGGTCGCCGGTGACAAGAGCCGGAACTGGAGCCGCTGGTATGCCCGCAACATTCCGATCGCCGACCAACGCTTCGACGATCACCTGGAGTCCCTGAAGGAGGAGGAATAGTCAAGACCTGTGGATCGGCGTGTCACGCGGCGTGAGCATCGCCTCCTGATTCGTCGGGTCGTTCGACGAGCTTGCCGTTCTCGAACTTGGCGCCGGCACGGACCAGGGCGACCAGGTGGGGTGCGTTCACGGCCCGCCACCGGCGTTGGGCCGACTCGATGAGCTTGAACGCCATCGCCACCCCGGCCGCTCTGGAGCCGGGGCCCTTGGTCACTCGCTGCCGGAGCCTGACCGTCGCGAAGGTTGACTCGATCGGATTCGTGGTGCGCAGATGGATCCAGTGCTCGGCCGGGTAGGCGTAGAACGCCAGGAGCACATCGAGGTCGTCGGTGATCTTGGCGGCCGCCTTCGGCCACTTCGCGCCGTACGCCGCGGCGAACGCCTTGGCGGCGGCGACGGCGTGGTCACGGTCCTCAGCGTTGTAGATCTCGGCCAGCGCCTTCTTCGCTCCCGGGTGCGCCGACTTCGGCAGCGCGGCCAGCACGTTGCCGATCTTGTGCCACCAGCACCGCTGTTCGCGGGTGTCGGGAAAGACGTCACGCAGTGCCTTCCAGAACCCGAGCGCGCCGTCGCCGACTGCGAGGACCGGGGCGCGCATGCCGCGGCGTTTGCAGTCCCGCAGCAGGTCGGCCCACGACTCGGATGATTCGCGGAACCCGTCGGCGAGCGCGACCAGTTCCTTGGTGCCGTCGGCGCGGACCCCGATCATCACCAGCAGGCAGACCTTGTCCTGCTCGAGCCGGACTTTCAGGTGGATCCCGTCGACCCACAGGTAGACGTAGTCGACGTCGGCCAGCGACCGGGCCGCGAACGCGCGCGCGTCGTTCTGCCACTGGCTGGTCAACCTGGTGATCGTCGCCGCCGACAGGCCATGACTGGTGCCGAGGAACTGCTCCAACGCCGGGGCGAAGTCGGAACTGGACAGCCCGTGCAAGTACAGCAGCGGCAGCACCTCCGTGACCCGCGGCGACTTGCGCGCCCACGCCGGCAGGATCGTCGAGGAGAACCGCATCCGCTGCCCAGTGCCCTCGTCCGTGCGCCTGTCATTCACGCGGGGCTGGCGCACCGTCACCGCGCCCGCGGCCGTGGTGACCCGCCGTTCGGCGTGGTAGCCGTTGCGGACCACCAACCGGTGACCGTGCTCGTCGACCTGGTCCGCATGCGCCTCGATGTAGGCGGCGACTTCGGCCTGCAACGCCGCCGCGAGCATCTTGCGGGCACCATCGCGAACGATCTCATCCAGCAACGACGCCCCAAGCGCCGCGTCGTCCTCGTTTGGCTGTGCGGC from Austwickia sp. includes the following:
- a CDS encoding thioredoxin domain-containing protein, which produces MKRNAVISAIVVALFAAALTLGPRAADPADASEAGAGTASTAGRLVRADSHRLGPAGTGKAVLVEFLDFECESCRAAYPVVEDLRAKYAGKVDFVVRYFPIPSHANAVNSAVAVEAAAQQGKFEAMYQRMYDTQDQWGEQQDSKAAVFRGFAEDLGLDMAAYDKAVADPATAARVERDRQDGLALGVQGRSGRTDLILETMLGVYNP
- a CDS encoding IS256 family transposase, whose product is MLTVVHDAAQPNEDDAALGASLLDEIVRDGARKMLAAALQAEVAAYIEAHADQVDEHGHRLVVRNGYHAERRVTTAAGAVTVRQPRVNDRRTDEGTGQRMRFSSTILPAWARKSPRVTEVLPLLYLHGLSSSDFAPALEQFLGTSHGLSAATITRLTSQWQNDARAFAARSLADVDYVYLWVDGIHLKVRLEQDKVCLLVMIGVRADGTKELVALADGFRESSESWADLLRDCKRRGMRAPVLAVGDGALGFWKALRDVFPDTREQRCWWHKIGNVLAALPKSAHPGAKKALAEIYNAEDRDHAVAAAKAFAAAYGAKWPKAAAKITDDLDVLLAFYAYPAEHWIHLRTTNPIESTFATVRLRQRVTKGPGSRAAGVAMAFKLIESAQRRWRAVNAPHLVALVRAGAKFENGKLVERPDESGGDAHAA
- a CDS encoding DUF3703 domain-containing protein, encoding MPDTVRAAFETELAAARAAMTGEQRWAALERAHILSQPWAWPHTRAHAVMLALAWREHDRREAAGQVIRLLVAAPGSALGRYPEGNTGRARVPLTQPMPIPADLADILAAR
- a CDS encoding nucleotidyl transferase AbiEii/AbiGii toxin family protein; the protein is MKDVSRATAAGRAYLDLKAKARAESRLTDELIQLYVLEGFLARVAVSDHAQQLVLKGGVLLAAFGTRRPTKDIDFAGRDLDNDAQQVLAVLRDIAAGKPQEDDGLVFDADSATAEVIRDDDEYSGVRVSMGVELATARTRFHIDLNVGDPVWPAPGQVEVPRLLGGKPLHLLGYPLVMVHAEKVVTAVQRGTANTRWRDFGDIWTLSGGHPVDGNTLRTSITQVAAYRDADMSLLRDVLDGYPAIAQAKWAAWRHKQKLDQLPERFADLLEDVYAFADPAIADEVTDMTWVPSARAWAARGHVLRANLGRPTGGNRRRVPDVNGDGTTSA